ATTCTCACCCCAGTTTAGGTCTTTCTAGTTCTGTAGTCACATTATTACATCTGTGTGGGGGCAGCAGGTGTGTATGTGTAAACAGCTGGAACTTTTAATGACATAGGTCCCATATACTGAAAACATGGCTTGAGCTCTCTTTCCCCATTGGTGGGGATATTactacttttcctttctcatccaGTAGCCTGATCTGATCTCAGAACAGGAGATTGGTCTAGAGATCTCCTGAGTACTGTTCTAGCCTGAATGATTCTGTAAATCTATGATTTAATTAGGtccattttaatttcattatcaGATTTGTTTGCAGTACGTGTATACAAAATAATATGAAGCTCATTGTCTTGGAAGTAAACAGTGCAGTGTCCATGCATACATGGTTTTTAGGAAATGTCTCATGTTTCTGCTTAAAACAGATTCTTCTTTTAAAGtttgttatttctgtgtgagtttttgtttttctttcttaattttagaCAATTTTACTATAAATCATCCAAAACTATTTACAGACAGCTgatactgtggaaaaaaaaaaaggcgtcAGAAATTTTATGGGATAAATTTAACTGCTTAAAAATTGTTACATAGGTACAAACGATAGGTAAAAAAAATGTCTGAGATAATCCTTAAGCTGCTGTCATGACTACTCTTTGCATCACTGTTCTTTGCAGGGGATGGAGTGTTAGATCTCTCTACAAAGAAAAGCTCAAGGTTGGAAGAGCCAAAATACGATCCCTTGTGTTCTGAAAACTCGGTGTCTGGGTAAGCAACTTTTAGGACTCTCTTTGGcttatgtaaaagaaaattgagTTTACTCTTACTTCTCTGAAGTCAGGTTTTACGTTCATAACATATTAGTATATACTGACACACACGTGtggtttatatttttctttcaaaagaatttgTGTCACTCATAAGTGTGTGTCTATGTATATATCATATGTTTCATTcgtcttttttatttttttctgtttaaagaaaagttaTCAGAACAATCACCAAACTTTAGTTCATGTTActaaaaatgaactgaaaattgATTATGTAGACACAATGAAAGTAGTAGGATAGTAGAAGAGAATGCAAATTTATTCTTTCAGAGTTCACTTAGGAATCTGCagtttttgacaaaaaaaagaagcatgttaatatttagatttaaaatattcttcaacTAACATGAACAAGTTAAATGACTATTATTTCTAATACTCCTTAATATGAGCAAGAGAATGCGCGCGAGAGAGAGAGCTCTTAATCATCATATTTATACTTGCATCATAGTTCTGGCTATGGTATGTGGTGGCAAATAGTTAAATTTCTTATCCAGCAAGAAATACATTGCCTCTGCTGCAAGCTACCACAGATCTAGAGAAGCGCATTGTTTTGTTGGATTTTGTTATGATTTTGGCATCCTCCCATCCACTAGCCATAGCAGGACCCTTTTTGTCACCTGTACGTCTTACAAAGTAACTTACTACAAATAGGAATACAATAGCAGTACTTGTTGGATGgtgtaaaatgcattttattaatttGCTGATATGaagaagctttaaaaattgaTATGACTTTGTAATTAGCTGTAAGTAGTGGCTAGAAGTTTATAAAACTGTGTTTCATTTTGCCAAAATGGACTTGATTGTTAACTATGACACTTTACCTTATGGTTGTAGAAAGCCTAGTTTGTGTAAGTCTGGGATGTTTGTGTGTAGTATGTACTTATTGCTGCAAATTTTCTATGAGGGGGTTGACTCTTTTATTACTTGTTTAGCGGTAACGTCACGTTTCTACTAACAAAAACTCCTTCAGGATTTGGGTATTTAATGGAACGTTAATTGTATAATTAAAATTATAACAGTGTTGCTCTGCAAGCATGTGAACAAGGGAATATAGCAAGCACATGAGAATATTACCAAATACTGAGATAGGATATAAAGTTCTTGGAAGGGCTGCTGTAGAAGCCACCGTATGATTTTTGATGCACTGTCCTACCAGAACTGTAACATTTTGCTAGGATAATCATTTAACTACCACATCTCAAAGGCTTAAAAGTATCAGAAGCAGTGATGTTACCGAAGCAAGGAGTATAATAAAGGAGTGGACCCTTCCCTTCCATAGCTGTGTGAGAGTCTCTCATACATCAGTTTACCATCGTTTCATTCCATCCATCCAGGAGACTACACAGACACAGAGAGGACTATGTGGAAAGAAGTGCTGAGTTTGCAGATGGTTTGCTCTCAAAAGCTTTGAAAGACATTCAGTCTGGAGCACTGGACATAAATAAAGCAGGCATACTTTATGGCATACCTCAAAAAACTTTACTTCTCCACTTAGAAGCCTTACCAGCAGGAAAGCCTGcaccttttaaaaacaaaactcgAGATTTCAATGATAGTTATTCATTTAAAGACAGTAAAGAAACTTGTGCAGTCCTACAAAAAGTAGCCTTGTGGGCAAGAGCTCAAGCAGAGCGCACAGAAAAAAGTAAACTCAGTCTACTTGAAACCTCAGAATTAAAATTCCCAACAGCTTCCAGTTACCTCCACCAATTAACTCTGCAGAGAATGGTCacacaatttaaagaaaaaaatgaaaatctccaATATGAAACTACGAATCCTACTGTACAATTAAAAATTCCTCAGCTAAGAATAAGTTCTGTGTCCAAACCACAGTCTGATACTGCTGGTCTTCTGGATGTTATGTACCACGTTTCTAAAACCTCCTCAGTCTTAGAAGGATCAGCTCttcaaaaattgaaaaatatacTCCctaaacagaacaaaattgaATGTTCTGGACCTGTAACTCACTCAAGTGTTGATTCCTACTTTCTGCATGGGGACCTCTCTCCTTTGTGTCTTAATGCTAAGAATGGGACGGTAGATGGAACctcagaaaatacagaagatagTTTGGATCGTAAAGATAATAAGCAGCCGAGAAAAAAACGTGGCCGCTATCGGCAGTATGATCATGAAATAATGGAAGAAGCAATTGCAATGGTAATGAGTGGGAAAATGAGTGTTTCCAAAGCACAAGGAATTTATGGGGTACCTCACAGCACTTTAGAATataaagtaaaagaaagatCTGGAACATTGAAGACTCCGCCGAAGAAGAAACTCCGTTTACCAGACACTGGCTTATTTAATATGACAGATTCAGGGACTGGCAGCTGCAAAACCAGTAGCAAGCCTGTGTAGAATAATTGTTAGCaaattgttttgtgtgtgtgtgtgtgtgtatgtatgtctGTATACACACACAGTGTGAGAAATACATATGTTCACTCTGACAGGAGACGTGAAATGATACAGTTCAAAAACCACATACATGCcttttgaaaaatagttttattcaGGGTTTTCACTGTGGACAGAATTATAGAGTTCCTCACTTAATTCTGATAGTGTGTATTTAATATAATCCTTGTATAAATAGGTGAAAAGATTCAGGTTTTATTTAGTAGTCAATAGCATAAAAATGTTTTGGGCGAACGAGTATTTGTCATGTGAAGCATAATTTTTAATTGATGAAGAACCACTCTACCCATTCAACAAACCATCTTATTACAGAAATACACGATCTATGGTTAGCAAACTTACAAACTTCACAGAATACTTGCAATAAATTGTAAGTAACTCAGATTATACAAATcaagggatttttttaaaaagctagtTCCTTACCAGGGAGTGAATTTGTGAAGTATTAGTAGGTTATAGTacattctgtgaaagaaaaacaaaagttaatCGTTACTTAAATATCCAATACaagtaagaaagaaacatttcattacTAAAAATGTGTGTTAGCAGgcataaactgcattttttatcatttaaaaaaaattttgttgGTGGTTTAGAAAGAAATTGGTGTTTACAAAGTGTACACTTATGAAACCCGAGAAATTACTGTAGTTATAGAattattaaatatgaaataaga
The Lagopus muta isolate bLagMut1 chromosome 4, bLagMut1 primary, whole genome shotgun sequence genome window above contains:
- the LCORL gene encoding ligand-dependent nuclear receptor corepressor-like protein isoform X4, with the protein product MEKGTDRMAAAAPAPPAAASQCRSPRCTAERRGVRRELDSWRHRLMHCVGFESILEGLYGPRLRRDLSLFEDCEPEELTDWSMDEKCSFCNLHKETVSDRASVIGSSQSTPTEELSSQGQSNTDKIECQAENYLNALFRKKDLPQNCDPNIPLVAQELMKKMIRQFAIEYISKSSKIQENRNGSSFEPSLICKSIQMNQTENSLQEEQESPLDLTVNRTQEQNTQQGDGVLDLSTKKSSRLEEPKYDPLCSENSVSGRLHRHREDYVERSAEFADGLLSKALKDIQSGALDINKAGILYGIPQKTLLLHLEALPAGKPAPFKNKTRDFNDSYSFKDSKETCAVLQKVALWARAQAERTEKSKLSLLETSELKFPTASSYLHQLTLQRMVTQFKEKNENLQYETTNPTVQLKIPQLRISSVSKPQSDTAGLLDVMYHVSKTSSVLEGSALQKLKNILPKQNKIECSGPVTHSSVDSYFLHGDLSPLCLNAKNGTVDGTSENTEDSLDRKDNKQPRKKRGRYRQYDHEIMEEAIAMFKLNS
- the LCORL gene encoding ligand-dependent nuclear receptor corepressor-like protein isoform X3: MEKGTDRMAAAAPAPPAAASQCRSPRCTAERRGVRRELDSWRHRLMHCVGFESILEGLYGPRLRRDLSLFEDCEPEELTDWSMDEKCSFCNLHKETVSDRASVIGSSQSTPTEELSSQGQSNTDKIECQAENYLNALFRKKDLPQNCDPNIPLVAQELMKKMIRQFAIEYISKSSKIQENRNGSSFEPSLICKSIQMNQTENSLQEEQESPLDLTVNRTQEQNTQQGDGVLDLSTKKSSRLEEPKYDPLCSENSVSGRLHRHREDYVERSAEFADGLLSKALKDIQSGALDINKAGILYGIPQKTLLLHLEALPAGKPAPFKNKTRDFNDSYSFKDSKETCAVLQKVALWARAQAERTEKSKLSLLETSELKFPTASSYLHQLTLQRMVTQFKEKNENLQYETTNPTVQLKIPQLRISSVSKPQSDTAGLLDVMYHVSKTSSVLEGSALQKLKNILPKQNKIECSGPVTHSSVDSYFLHGDLSPLCLNAKNGTVDGTSENTEDSLDRKDNKQPRKKRGRYRQYDHEIMEEAIAMVMSGKMSVSKAQGIYGVPHSTLEYKVKERSGTLKTPPKKKLRLPDTGLFNMTDSGTGSCKTSSKPV